Proteins from a single region of Brienomyrus brachyistius isolate T26 unplaced genomic scaffold, BBRACH_0.4 scaffold37, whole genome shotgun sequence:
- the LOC125722274 gene encoding serine/threonine-protein kinase pim-1-like, whose amino-acid sequence MGVKRSRSDSDCESPPKKRRESTEGDLRFKGPRKEHLEDLYHQGELLGEGGFGAVYAGTRKADGFPVAIKYARKDDKELELPGLDGPIPLEVALMMLVSHESSCANVLKLMDWFNGPEEYIMILERPDPCQDLYEFCDSKGGYLSEDVARHVLVQVLQALRHCQDSGVFHRDLKTDNLLIRTDTLEVKLIDFGCGDKWKDTPYVEYSGTEDFAPPELFLSGEYLAGPTTVWSVGVTLYELVCGYLPFRNKRAIISGYLIFPSWVSPDCCSLIRQCLRRKVADRLTLEQIQVHPWLLQTKVLRACADQLSQVFTIIFNLSLTHATISACLKSATIIPFACRTNRSTEDAIAIALHIVLSHLDHRESYRMLFIDLSSTFNTIIPDILIPKLHNLGLPPLTCSWIKDFLTSRPQIVRLGPHLSSTRALSTGSPQGCVLSPLLYTLYTSDCRTAHFPDPLPLHIKGDCVERVQTFTFLGTTISSDLSWTENITVAIKKAQQHLHFLRVLRKNNISEKLLVTFYCSTIESILTYCITV is encoded by the exons ATGGGTGTCAAACGATCACGTTCCGACTCTGACTGTGAATCTCCTCCcaagaaaaggagagagagtaCGGAAGGCGATTTGCGGTTTAAAGGGCCTCGCAAAG AACATTTGGAGGACCtgtaccaccagggggagctacTGGGAGAGGGTGGTTTTGGAGCCGTGTATGCCGGCACTCGCAAGGCCGATGGCTTCCCA gTGGCTATCAAATATGCCCGAAAGGATGACAAGGAGCTAGAACTG CCTGGACTTGACGGGCCCATCCCATTGGAAGTGGCGCTAATGATGCTCGTCAGCCATGAGTCATCTTGTGCCAACGTGCTGAAGCTCATGGACTGGTTCAATGGACCAGAAGAGTACATTATGATCCTGGAAAGGCCGGATCCATGCCAGGATCTGTACGAATTCTGCGATAGCAAAGGGGGCTACCTCTCAGAAGATGTTGCAAGGCACGTGCTGGTCCAGGTGCTCCAGGCTTTGCGTCACTGCCAGGACTCAGGCGTCTTCCATCGCGACCTCAAAACAGATAATCTGTTAATCAGGACGGACACTTTGGAGGTTAAACTAATTGATTTTGGATGTGGAGACAAATGGAAGGACACCCCCTATGTGGAATATTCAG GGACAGAGGACTTTGCTCCCCCAGAGCTGTTCCTGAGTGGGGAGTATCTAGCTGGCCCCACCACGGTCTGGTCTGTAGGTGTCACACTTTACGAGCTAGTGTGCGGTTACTTGCCCTTCCGCAACAAGAGGGCAATCATCTCAGGCTACCTGATATTCCCCTCATGGGTCTCTCCTG ACTGCTGCAGTCTGATTCGCCAGTGCCTGAGGCGTAAGGTGGCGGATAGGCTGACGTTGGAGCAGATTCAGGTCCATCCATGGCTGCTGCAGAC GAAAGTACTCAGAGCCTGTGCTGACCAGCTCTCACAGGTCTTCACCATCATCTTCAATCTATCTCTGACACATGCCACCATCTCAGCCTGTCTGAAGTCCGCCACCATCATCCCG TTTGCCTGCAGAACGAACAGGTCAACTGAGGATGCCATAGCGATCGCCCTTCACATCGTACTGAGCCACCTAGACCATCGGGAGAGCTACAGAATGCTCTTCATCGACCTCAGCTCTACCTTTAATACCATCATCCCCGACATCCTGATCCCCAAATTGCACAACCTGGGACTCCCCCCACTCACCTGCTCCTGGATCAAGGACTTCCTCACAAGTCGGCCCCAGATAGTAAGACTCGGACCCCATCTCTCCTCCACCCGGGCACTGAGTACAGGCTCCCCACAAGGCTGTGTGCTAAGCCCACTACTCTACACCCTGTACACCTCTGACTGCAGAACGGCCCACTTCCCGGATCCACTTCCCCTCCACATCAAGGGCGACTGCGTGGAGAGGGTCCAGACCTTTACCTTCCTGGGCACCACAATCTCTTCTGACCTCTCCTGGACTGAAAACATCACAGTTGCCATCAAGAAAGCCCAGCAGCATCTGCATTTCCTGAGAGTGCTCAGGAAGAACAACATCAGTGAGAAGCTGCTGGTGACCTTCTACTGCTCCACCATTGAGAGCATTCTAACATACTGTATCACAGTATGA